One part of the Thermoanaerobaculia bacterium genome encodes these proteins:
- a CDS encoding 4Fe-4S dicluster domain-containing protein translates to MKRRDFLKLIGIGSGTVISACKWNSPEKKLISYLVPPEEGIIPGEPYYVRSTCTECPAACGMVVKLREGNPVKLEGNPDHPLNRGALCIRGQASLTRLYHPDRVKQPLLKSKDGSFAPVSWDTALSQIRDALKESKAAGKESVYMAGRTTGSLATLIDEFCASSSVTREKEFEFYNHGALRKAYNLLFGTSSLPSFNFDGADLCLSIGADLAGAFLNPVHATRILADAREKGMTWIHIEPHLTLSGVSSDRRFVIHPEGEAHLLAYLLRQLPARRPIPARLMESLPNPGRESVLEATGLTSARMEDLIQSITSSTRPVVLCGDVSLSGSAGLMTALLAVLLQWSLGNIPDSLDFTHDEVMDSVGTLKDVQSLITRLNDGRIGTTFLSRLHALHTVENLESSFSKSDFSIVMTDLFQPWMKGCSLVLPLSHGLESWGDASSRRGIRSVVQPAIKPLYGTRTEGDILLALMGDGRTYQQYLIDHWTGFGSEWIDRGVREESVPSKKPSLQASSAAEAVFKKEILPKSEGGAALYVTSGIRTFDGRSRDLTLLQEIPDPLSSVSYGDYLSGSPEDLKELGVKDGDEVEIGWRSLSIQLPVRQQAGLPGGRWMISLDAMRNAHLPVVDTTGECLTCLRGISTKRTGRTVTFPILSGSTDAKGRGIVPHEDGAEHHHHGDATLYPDHEHDTYRWSLAIDLDLCTGCSACVAACYLENNVAITGYEEHLKGREMSWIRISPYEREDGGLELMPVMCQQCDKAPCEPVCPVFATFHNPEGLNAQVYNRCVGTRYCANNCPYKVRRFNWFDHTWESPLDQMLNPDVSKRPKGVMEKCTFCIQRIRYAKDRAKDEGREVRDGEIIPACAQTCPARAITFGSMMDEGSRVKALAEDSRASRILEQLGTEPAVYYLKKEEGGRHES, encoded by the coding sequence ATGAAACGACGTGACTTTCTGAAATTAATTGGAATTGGATCAGGCACGGTAATTTCGGCCTGCAAGTGGAACAGTCCTGAGAAAAAGCTGATTTCCTACCTGGTTCCTCCTGAGGAGGGCATCATCCCGGGAGAACCTTACTACGTCCGATCCACATGCACTGAATGTCCCGCCGCCTGCGGAATGGTGGTCAAGCTCCGGGAAGGCAATCCCGTAAAGCTCGAGGGAAACCCGGACCACCCCCTGAACCGGGGGGCTCTTTGCATCCGGGGTCAGGCTTCCCTCACACGTCTCTACCACCCGGATCGAGTGAAACAGCCCCTCCTGAAAAGCAAGGACGGTTCTTTCGCACCCGTTTCGTGGGATACGGCCCTTTCCCAAATCAGAGATGCCCTGAAGGAATCGAAAGCCGCCGGAAAAGAAAGCGTCTATATGGCAGGGCGAACGACGGGCTCCCTTGCCACTCTCATTGACGAATTCTGCGCCTCTTCCTCGGTTACACGTGAGAAAGAATTTGAATTCTACAACCACGGTGCCCTTCGAAAGGCCTACAACCTTCTCTTTGGAACATCTTCCCTTCCCTCCTTCAATTTTGATGGGGCTGACCTCTGCCTGTCCATCGGCGCCGACCTTGCCGGAGCCTTTTTGAATCCGGTCCATGCGACCCGGATCCTTGCAGACGCCCGAGAAAAAGGAATGACCTGGATCCACATCGAGCCCCATCTCACCCTTTCCGGTGTCAGTTCGGACCGCCGGTTTGTAATCCACCCGGAAGGTGAAGCCCATCTTCTTGCCTACCTGCTGCGTCAACTTCCCGCACGCCGCCCGATTCCCGCCCGCCTGATGGAGAGCCTTCCCAATCCAGGTCGGGAGAGCGTTCTGGAAGCCACGGGACTCACTTCCGCCCGGATGGAAGATCTGATCCAATCGATTACTTCATCGACGCGGCCGGTGGTCCTGTGCGGGGATGTGTCTCTTTCCGGGTCAGCGGGCCTTATGACCGCCCTCCTTGCCGTTCTTCTTCAGTGGTCTCTGGGCAACATTCCGGATTCTCTGGACTTTACCCATGATGAGGTCATGGATTCCGTGGGGACTCTGAAAGATGTTCAATCCCTGATCACTCGGTTGAATGATGGAAGAATCGGAACGACCTTCCTTTCCAGGCTGCATGCCCTGCACACGGTGGAAAACCTTGAAAGTTCCTTTTCAAAATCGGACTTTTCTATCGTAATGACCGATCTCTTCCAGCCCTGGATGAAGGGGTGTTCCCTTGTCCTTCCCCTTTCCCATGGTCTCGAATCATGGGGAGACGCTTCCTCCAGACGGGGCATCCGTTCGGTCGTTCAGCCCGCCATCAAGCCTCTCTACGGGACCAGGACCGAAGGAGACATCCTGCTGGCGCTCATGGGGGATGGACGAACCTACCAACAGTACCTCATCGACCACTGGACCGGATTCGGTTCCGAATGGATCGACCGCGGTGTCCGGGAGGAGTCGGTACCTTCCAAAAAGCCATCCCTCCAGGCCTCGTCAGCGGCAGAGGCCGTCTTCAAGAAAGAGATCCTGCCAAAATCGGAGGGAGGAGCGGCCCTCTATGTGACCTCCGGGATTCGCACGTTCGATGGAAGAAGCCGCGATCTGACCCTTCTCCAGGAAATTCCCGATCCCCTGTCCTCTGTCTCCTATGGCGACTACCTTTCGGGATCTCCGGAGGACCTGAAGGAGCTGGGCGTGAAGGACGGGGATGAAGTCGAAATTGGATGGAGGTCACTTTCCATTCAGCTCCCCGTGCGGCAGCAGGCGGGGCTTCCCGGGGGTAGATGGATGATTTCCCTGGATGCCATGCGCAATGCTCACCTGCCTGTCGTGGATACCACGGGGGAATGCCTGACCTGTCTCCGGGGTATTTCGACGAAAAGAACGGGCCGAACGGTGACATTCCCCATCCTTTCCGGCTCCACGGATGCGAAGGGACGGGGTATCGTCCCCCACGAAGACGGAGCGGAGCATCATCATCACGGAGATGCCACCCTTTACCCGGACCATGAACACGATACGTACCGCTGGTCACTGGCTATCGATCTGGATCTCTGTACGGGTTGTTCGGCCTGTGTGGCTGCCTGTTATCTTGAAAACAACGTGGCCATTACCGGATACGAGGAACACCTGAAGGGGCGCGAAATGTCCTGGATTCGAATCTCCCCTTATGAAAGGGAAGACGGGGGGCTGGAACTGATGCCGGTCATGTGCCAGCAATGCGATAAGGCGCCCTGCGAGCCGGTATGCCCGGTATTTGCAACCTTTCACAACCCCGAGGGTCTTAACGCCCAGGTCTACAATCGATGTGTGGGCACACGGTACTGCGCCAATAACTGTCCCTACAAGGTCCGGCGCTTTAACTGGTTCGATCATACCTGGGAATCTCCTCTGGATCAGATGTTGAATCCCGATGTATCCAAACGTCCCAAGGGAGTCATGGAAAAGTGCACCTTCTGCATCCAGCGCATCCGATATGCAAAAGATCGTGCAAAAGACGAAGGCAGAGAAGTACGGGATGGGGAAATCATTCCGGCCTGTGCACAAACCTGCCCCGCCCGGGCCATTACCTTCGGAAGCATGATGGATGAGGGATCCCGTGTTAAAGCCCTTGCCGAGGATTCCCGCGCATCACGGATCCTGGAGCAACTTGGGACGGAACCGGCGGTATATTATCTGAAGAAGGAGGAGGGAGGCCGCCATGAATCGTAA
- the nrfD gene encoding polysulfide reductase NrfD, protein MNRKAYYDQVETDVMAAVSRPSRFYFLALLVSASMFALGMACWGYQLLTGLGVAGIRNPVGWGVYITDFVFWVGIAHSGTLISAVLFIFRARFRSSFNRSAEAMTLIAVMTAGLFPLIHLGRAWRFYYLLPYPNQRLLWVNFRSPLIWDVFAVSTYFTVSLIFFYVGLIPDLAAARRHLKGIFKWVYRVLSLGWQGTQKQWKHYNQLYLFLAAFATPLVISVHSVVSWDFAMSIVPGWHTTIFAPYFVAGAIYSGTAMVFTLVIPMRKILGLEKYITVDHFEKLAKVMLFTSLIVTYAYVIEIVLAFYSGNIFETTHFSYRMAGDYWPLWAMMILCNSILPMTVFVKSLRRNLIYLFILSLFVNVGMWLERFVIIVTALSKDYDPYSWGTYRPSLVEAGITVGSFGLFFTLFLVFVKVLPVLSITEVKEQAHES, encoded by the coding sequence ATGAATCGTAAGGCCTATTACGACCAGGTAGAAACCGATGTCATGGCGGCCGTCAGCCGACCCTCACGGTTCTACTTTCTGGCCCTTCTGGTTTCCGCCTCGATGTTCGCCCTGGGAATGGCCTGCTGGGGATATCAACTCCTGACCGGGCTGGGCGTGGCCGGAATCCGCAACCCGGTGGGTTGGGGCGTGTATATCACCGACTTCGTCTTCTGGGTCGGTATTGCCCATTCCGGCACCCTGATTTCCGCGGTCCTCTTCATCTTCCGCGCCAGGTTCCGGAGTTCATTCAACCGATCAGCTGAGGCCATGACCCTGATTGCCGTCATGACCGCCGGTCTCTTTCCCCTGATCCACCTGGGACGAGCCTGGCGCTTTTACTACCTCCTCCCCTATCCAAACCAGCGTCTTCTCTGGGTGAATTTCCGCTCTCCCCTGATCTGGGACGTCTTTGCCGTCTCCACCTATTTCACGGTCAGCCTCATCTTTTTCTACGTCGGACTGATTCCCGACCTGGCAGCGGCACGGCGCCACCTCAAGGGCATCTTCAAATGGGTCTATCGAGTCCTTTCCCTGGGCTGGCAGGGTACCCAAAAACAGTGGAAGCACTATAACCAGCTCTATCTCTTTCTCGCCGCCTTTGCGACACCCCTGGTCATATCGGTCCACTCGGTCGTCTCCTGGGACTTTGCCATGAGTATCGTTCCCGGATGGCACACCACGATCTTTGCACCCTACTTTGTAGCCGGAGCGATCTACTCCGGCACAGCCATGGTCTTTACCCTTGTAATCCCCATGCGAAAAATCCTCGGCCTGGAGAAGTACATCACCGTGGATCATTTCGAAAAGCTGGCCAAGGTCATGCTTTTCACCTCCCTCATCGTCACCTATGCCTATGTGATCGAGATCGTTCTTGCTTTTTACAGCGGGAACATCTTCGAAACCACGCACTTTTCCTACCGTATGGCCGGCGATTACTGGCCGTTGTGGGCCATGATGATCCTGTGCAACTCGATTCTCCCCATGACAGTTTTTGTAAAAAGCCTGCGCAGGAACCTGATCTACCTCTTCATCCTTTCTCTCTTTGTCAACGTGGGAATGTGGCTTGAACGATTTGTCATTATCGTCACGGCCCTCTCCAAGGATTACGATCCTTACAGCTGGGGAACGTACCGGCCGAGCCTGGTGGAAGCGGGCATTACAGTCGGGAGTTTCGGGTTGTTTTTTACCCTCTTCCTTGTCTTCGTTAAAGTACTTCCCGTACTTTCCATCACCGAAGTAAAGGAGCAAGCCCATGAATCATGA
- a CDS encoding DUF3341 domain-containing protein, whose product MNHEWTFDDQEAFVEKLNELVQDGCTEDDLEIITPFPVHGLEETLKERPSFLKFFSLAGSLAGLLAGFAFTIYTVLSWPLITGGKPLISITAFVVIAFELTILIGAITTFIGFLILGRFPSLPGILQPRESGNRFIIIDRRRASA is encoded by the coding sequence ATGAATCATGAATGGACCTTTGACGATCAGGAAGCCTTTGTCGAAAAGCTTAATGAGCTTGTTCAGGACGGCTGTACGGAAGACGATCTCGAGATCATCACCCCCTTCCCCGTTCACGGTTTGGAAGAAACCTTGAAGGAGCGTCCAAGCTTTCTGAAGTTTTTCTCCCTCGCAGGGTCCCTGGCCGGACTCTTAGCCGGGTTCGCCTTTACAATCTATACCGTGCTTTCCTGGCCCCTGATCACGGGAGGGAAACCCCTCATTTCCATCACTGCTTTTGTCGTGATCGCATTTGAACTGACGATTCTGATCGGTGCCATTACAACCTTTATCGGCTTTCTGATTCTGGGACGATTTCCATCCCTTCCGGGAATTCTTCAACCCAGGGAATCCGGAAATAGATTTATCATCATCGACCGAAGGAGGGCAAGCGCATGA
- a CDS encoding sigma 54-interacting transcriptional regulator — MNSPYERCQIYERILDHINEGVFVVDRDMRITYFNAAAERITGFSAAEAIGEYCYDILRSTYCPTACALKESLESGLHVGERELTIYSRDQREIPVSVSTSPLRDEDGNLIAGVETFRDLSLIHFLREEIQESHTHHDIITKNPTLLDMIGHLPDIAQSDLPVLIEGESGTGKELFAQAIHRLSIRQDKRLVRLNCAAIPDNLIESELFGYRKGAFTGAYQNKPGKFNLADAGTLFMDEIGELSPHVQAKLLRVLEDGCVEAIGALEPEQVNFRLISATHRSLSSMVESNLFRQDLYYRIGVIRIPLPPLRERREDIPLLIDHFIQILNAQLGKSVERLSPDACKLLMDYDFPGNIRQLRNILEHAFVLCHGKTIRSNHFPSEIRASGRKTSIPGGSNLREIERETLRMAMKRSGGNITRAAEDLGIHRTTLWRKLNKYGIK; from the coding sequence GTGAATTCCCCATACGAGCGCTGCCAAATCTACGAACGGATCCTTGATCATATCAACGAAGGTGTCTTTGTGGTTGATCGGGACATGCGGATCACCTATTTCAATGCGGCCGCGGAGCGGATTACCGGCTTTTCTGCCGCCGAGGCGATCGGGGAATACTGCTATGACATCCTCCGCTCCACCTACTGTCCTACAGCCTGCGCTCTCAAGGAATCCCTGGAGTCCGGCCTTCATGTGGGTGAAAGGGAACTGACCATCTATTCGAGGGATCAGAGGGAAATTCCGGTCTCCGTGAGTACATCCCCCCTCCGGGACGAGGATGGAAACCTGATCGCAGGCGTCGAGACTTTCCGCGACCTTTCCCTGATTCACTTTTTGAGGGAAGAAATCCAGGAGTCCCACACCCATCACGATATCATCACGAAAAATCCCACTCTTCTGGACATGATCGGCCATCTCCCCGATATCGCCCAGAGCGATCTTCCCGTACTCATTGAAGGAGAAAGTGGAACCGGGAAGGAACTCTTCGCCCAGGCTATTCATCGCTTAAGCATCCGTCAGGACAAACGTCTCGTGCGGCTGAATTGCGCGGCCATTCCCGATAACCTCATTGAATCGGAGTTGTTTGGATACAGAAAAGGTGCCTTCACGGGTGCCTACCAGAATAAACCGGGGAAATTCAATCTCGCGGATGCGGGCACTCTCTTTATGGATGAAATCGGTGAACTTTCCCCCCATGTTCAGGCCAAGCTTCTTCGTGTCCTTGAAGATGGTTGTGTGGAAGCAATTGGGGCCCTGGAACCGGAGCAGGTCAACTTCCGCCTGATTTCCGCGACTCACCGATCCCTATCCTCCATGGTGGAATCCAATCTTTTCCGCCAGGACCTCTATTACCGGATCGGCGTCATCCGCATTCCCCTTCCCCCTCTTCGTGAACGGCGGGAAGACATTCCCCTTCTTATTGACCACTTCATCCAGATTCTTAACGCACAACTGGGTAAATCCGTGGAGCGCCTTTCCCCGGATGCCTGCAAGCTCCTCATGGATTACGATTTTCCGGGTAATATCCGGCAGCTTCGAAATATTCTTGAGCACGCTTTCGTACTCTGCCATGGGAAAACGATCCGCTCCAACCACTTCCCCTCTGAAATTCGTGCCTCAGGCCGGAAGACCTCGATTCCTGGAGGGAGCAATCTCCGCGAGATCGAAAGAGAGACGCTCCGCATGGCCATGAAACGTTCCGGCGGGAATATCACTCGGGCCGCCGAAGACCTGGGGATTCATCGTACGACCCTCTGGAGGAAGCTGAATAAATACGGCATAAAGTGA
- a CDS encoding DUF5320 domain-containing protein, with translation MPGGDRTGPYGMGPRTGRGAGYCGGFPYPGSMNPFVPRRGMGRGMGRGRGFGRGARGFYDAAPPLPPTLLPEQEQDLLERQIKFHEEAIRALKQQLGETQKTDREV, from the coding sequence ATGCCAGGAGGAGATCGAACCGGACCGTATGGAATGGGACCCAGAACGGGCAGAGGCGCCGGATACTGCGGCGGCTTCCCCTATCCAGGAAGCATGAATCCCTTTGTTCCCCGCCGGGGAATGGGTCGAGGCATGGGCCGGGGAAGGGGTTTTGGCCGTGGAGCTCGAGGATTCTATGATGCCGCCCCCCCTCTTCCCCCCACCCTGCTGCCTGAGCAGGAGCAGGATCTTCTGGAACGACAGATCAAGTTCCACGAAGAAGCCATCCGTGCTCTGAAACAGCAGCTCGGTGAAACGCAAAAGACTGACCGGGAAGTGTAG
- a CDS encoding NifB/NifX family molybdenum-iron cluster-binding protein, which produces MKIALPTTEKDLDSPLDSRFGRTSYFLIYDTEGEIFRIVDNQQILNSPQGAGIQAAENLAREKIDCLITVHCGPKAYRVLSAAGIKVFHTDESSVRMALEAWKNGKLTEADSANVEGHWV; this is translated from the coding sequence ATGAAGATTGCTTTACCAACCACGGAAAAAGACCTGGATTCACCGCTGGACAGCCGATTTGGTCGAACTTCCTATTTTCTCATTTACGATACGGAGGGCGAAATTTTTCGGATCGTGGATAACCAGCAGATTCTGAATTCACCCCAGGGAGCCGGGATCCAGGCGGCGGAAAACCTCGCCCGGGAGAAGATTGACTGCCTGATCACCGTACACTGCGGGCCCAAGGCCTACCGTGTACTGTCGGCTGCCGGGATCAAGGTATTTCATACCGATGAATCTTCTGTCCGGATGGCCCTTGAAGCCTGGAAGAACGGGAAATTAACAGAAGCCGACTCAGCCAATGTTGAAGGTCACTGGGTGTAG
- a CDS encoding ATP-binding protein, with amino-acid sequence MMIAVASGKGGTGKTTVATNLARVSETEIYLLDCDVEEPNDHLFLKGELKREVKVNMPVPTVDTSLCNGCGECSRLCAFHAIVSIGTHPLVFPELCHGCGGCVKICPTGAISESPREIGTVSTYQADHVVLIEGRLTVGVSLAPPVIRAVRDRIPPGKTVILDAPPGTSCPVVASVRDADILLLVTEPTPFGLNDLKLAIAMARELSVPHGVLINRVGVGDSRVHDYCQGEGISILAEIPDDRRIAETYSTGAMVIDTLPEYRAIFQTLLNDLLTGSFGIRKAT; translated from the coding sequence ATGATGATTGCCGTCGCCTCAGGGAAGGGCGGGACCGGAAAGACAACCGTGGCTACGAACCTGGCCAGAGTGAGTGAGACAGAAATTTATCTTCTGGATTGTGACGTGGAAGAACCCAACGATCACCTCTTCCTCAAAGGAGAGCTGAAGAGGGAAGTAAAGGTCAACATGCCGGTTCCCACTGTGGACACCAGCCTGTGCAACGGGTGCGGGGAATGCAGCCGTCTCTGTGCATTTCACGCCATCGTGTCGATCGGCACCCACCCCCTTGTCTTTCCGGAGCTCTGTCACGGCTGCGGTGGGTGCGTAAAAATCTGTCCAACGGGGGCGATTTCAGAATCACCCAGGGAAATAGGAACGGTATCGACCTATCAAGCGGACCACGTCGTTCTGATTGAAGGTCGTCTTACCGTGGGTGTTTCCCTTGCACCTCCAGTGATTCGGGCTGTTCGCGACCGGATTCCCCCGGGAAAAACAGTCATCCTGGATGCGCCTCCGGGAACATCCTGTCCCGTGGTCGCTTCCGTTCGGGATGCGGACATCCTTCTACTCGTGACGGAACCTACGCCCTTTGGCCTGAATGACCTGAAGCTCGCCATTGCCATGGCCCGGGAACTCAGCGTTCCCCATGGCGTGCTGATCAATCGCGTGGGTGTCGGTGACTCACGCGTTCATGACTACTGTCAGGGGGAAGGAATCTCAATCCTGGCCGAAATACCCGATGATCGGAGAATCGCCGAAACCTATTCCACCGGGGCCATGGTTATCGATACGCTTCCTGAATACCGGGCCATTTTTCAAACCCTGCTGAATGATCTTCTGACAGGCAGTTTCGGAATCCGTAAGGCGACATAA
- a CDS encoding radical SAM protein — MNELPKCSFYGPVASRRLGRSLGVDIVPYKVCTFDCIYCQLGRTTIKTIQRTVLTSVTELKTDLERQLSSSEPPDTITLAGSGEPTLHSGLGRIIREIKGITNIPLAVLTNGSLLWMPEVRESLMESDLVLPSLDAGNMHTFKKVNRPHTDLVFDRMVEGISTFTQDFPGEVWLEILLVAGINDDRSDVRRIADHVAWIKPARVQLNTAHRPPSESFVRPVPRKELLDLLDLFKTPAEIIAEFMPAHPCSHTPHSETSDKEILNLLMRRPCTIADVAQGIAIPILEAIKHLERLHKTGAVTVVESEHQFYYRVSDSRAPFTKGDS; from the coding sequence GTGAACGAACTTCCGAAGTGTTCGTTTTATGGGCCGGTGGCCTCCCGCAGGCTTGGCCGCTCCCTCGGAGTGGATATCGTTCCTTACAAGGTATGCACCTTTGACTGCATCTACTGTCAGCTCGGCCGAACCACAATCAAAACCATCCAGCGCACCGTGCTCACCTCCGTCACAGAGTTGAAAACCGACCTGGAGAGACAACTTTCATCGTCCGAACCTCCCGACACCATCACCCTTGCCGGATCCGGAGAGCCGACGCTCCATTCAGGACTCGGCCGCATCATTCGGGAAATTAAGGGGATCACAAATATTCCCCTTGCGGTTCTGACCAACGGGTCTCTTCTGTGGATGCCGGAAGTACGGGAATCGCTGATGGAATCCGATCTTGTCCTTCCCTCTCTCGACGCAGGGAATATGCATACTTTCAAAAAGGTGAATCGACCCCATACGGACCTCGTCTTTGATCGCATGGTGGAAGGCATTTCGACATTTACTCAAGATTTTCCCGGCGAAGTATGGCTGGAAATCCTTCTTGTGGCCGGAATAAACGATGATCGATCTGACGTGAGACGGATCGCGGACCATGTTGCATGGATAAAGCCGGCCCGGGTTCAGCTGAATACGGCCCACCGTCCCCCTTCCGAATCCTTTGTGCGTCCTGTACCTCGAAAGGAACTCCTGGATCTGCTGGATCTATTCAAAACACCAGCGGAAATTATCGCTGAATTTATGCCGGCACACCCCTGTTCGCACACCCCCCATTCCGAAACCTCCGACAAAGAGATTCTTAACCTGTTGATGCGAAGGCCCTGTACGATCGCCGACGTTGCTCAGGGAATCGCCATTCCCATTCTGGAAGCCATCAAACACCTTGAGCGACTGCACAAGACAGGAGCTGTCACTGTTGTGGAAAGTGAACACCAATTTTATTACAGAGTTTCCGATTCCCGGGCTCCCTTCACGAAGGGTGACTCATGA
- a CDS encoding ATP-binding protein, which yields MREIVILSGKGGTGKTSITASFAVLAGHSVIADCDVDAADLHLVLSPDVRKRQSFTGGHEAKIRQDDCSACGTCFEYCRYGAIVRTAPDRDLFTYLVDPIACEGCGVCVEFCPEGAIEFPEVVCGEWMISETRCGPMVHARLGIAAENSGKLVSLVRKEARRIAGEREIDLILIDGPPGIGCPVIASMTGSSRVLVVTEPTVSGEHDLMRVLSLSRHFSLPVSVCVNKWDLNPAMTERIEKGARQAGASLSGRIRYDRSVTQAQLEERAVVEQAAPCAEDIRKVFDHLITQEES from the coding sequence ATGAGGGAAATCGTAATTCTGAGCGGAAAGGGCGGCACGGGTAAGACCAGCATTACCGCCTCATTTGCAGTTCTGGCAGGCCATTCCGTCATTGCCGATTGTGACGTCGATGCCGCCGATCTCCATCTTGTCCTGTCTCCGGACGTCCGAAAACGCCAGTCGTTCACCGGTGGACATGAAGCGAAGATCCGCCAGGACGATTGCTCTGCCTGTGGTACATGTTTCGAATATTGCCGATATGGAGCCATCGTGCGAACCGCCCCTGACCGTGACCTGTTCACATATCTTGTAGACCCGATCGCATGCGAGGGATGCGGTGTATGCGTCGAATTCTGCCCGGAAGGCGCTATCGAATTTCCTGAAGTGGTCTGTGGGGAATGGATGATATCGGAAACCCGCTGTGGTCCTATGGTTCATGCCAGGCTCGGGATCGCAGCGGAGAACTCAGGAAAACTCGTTTCTCTGGTTCGGAAGGAAGCCAGGCGGATTGCGGGCGAACGTGAAATCGATTTGATACTTATCGACGGACCGCCCGGGATCGGCTGCCCGGTTATTGCTTCCATGACAGGATCCTCAAGAGTTCTCGTCGTGACGGAACCCACCGTGTCCGGAGAACACGATCTGATGCGGGTTCTCTCGCTGAGCCGGCACTTTTCCCTTCCCGTTTCCGTCTGTGTGAACAAGTGGGACCTGAATCCGGCCATGACGGAAAGGATCGAGAAAGGAGCCCGCCAGGCCGGGGCCTCATTGTCTGGAAGGATCCGGTACGACCGGTCAGTTACCCAGGCACAGCTGGAGGAGCGCGCAGTTGTCGAACAGGCCGCACCGTGCGCAGAGGATATCCGAAAGGTCTTTGACCATCTGATCACGCAGGAGGAATCCTGA
- a CDS encoding iron-sulfur cluster assembly scaffold protein, with the protein MDSHRHGNSLPRHAIDHAHSPRNRGPMDSFQGHARMKGPCGDTMEFWIQIENESVKKASFETDGCDSALACGSITSILAEGRSILAILRLEPEEVSLALGGLPQEYQHCALLAVKVLKEACLSWLNRYMNKDQIEEDGILQGIGISPEPVNRDTIHKEVVMKIAIPLADGKLSMHFGHCQTFALIDVDLKERKIVDRTDVDAPPHQPGLLPQWLAERGASLIIAGGMGQRAQGLFSSYNIGVFIGAPQETPEALVTEYLEGNLRGGQNICDH; encoded by the coding sequence ATGGACAGCCACAGACATGGAAATAGTCTCCCCCGGCATGCCATCGATCATGCACACAGTCCAAGAAATCGGGGCCCTATGGATTCTTTTCAGGGACATGCAAGGATGAAAGGTCCCTGTGGAGACACCATGGAATTCTGGATCCAAATTGAGAACGAATCCGTGAAAAAAGCCTCTTTCGAAACGGATGGATGCGATTCAGCCCTGGCCTGTGGAAGCATTACCAGCATCCTTGCGGAAGGTAGATCAATTCTTGCCATTCTGAGGCTTGAACCGGAGGAGGTATCTCTGGCCCTCGGTGGATTGCCGCAGGAGTACCAGCATTGCGCGCTCCTTGCAGTTAAAGTATTAAAAGAAGCCTGCCTTTCCTGGCTGAACCGTTATATGAACAAGGATCAAATCGAGGAAGATGGGATCCTGCAGGGGATCGGTATTTCCCCTGAACCTGTAAATAGGGATACAATTCATAAGGAGGTAGTTATGAAGATCGCCATACCACTCGCCGACGGGAAGTTGTCCATGCACTTCGGCCATTGCCAGACATTTGCACTCATTGATGTGGACCTCAAAGAGCGAAAAATAGTAGACAGGACTGATGTAGATGCCCCTCCCCATCAACCCGGCCTCTTACCGCAATGGCTTGCAGAACGGGGGGCTTCACTCATTATCGCGGGTGGAATGGGGCAGAGGGCTCAGGGACTCTTTTCTTCTTACAATATCGGGGTTTTCATAGGAGCACCCCAGGAAACCCCGGAAGCCCTGGTCACGGAATACCTGGAAGGAAACCTCCGGGGAGGACAAAATATCTGTGATCACTGA